One Faecalicatena sp. Marseille-Q4148 DNA window includes the following coding sequences:
- the vanT gene encoding serine racemase VanT catalytic subunit, protein MKKDRAWIEVNLKQLQKNAEIIQKFLKEGCELMAVVKANGYGHGAVETAKALNAVGVCSFAVATIDEGIALRREGICGKILILGYTDPERAEELKKYELCQTIISLPYADALKRREQGLQAEVKIDTGMHRQGVRWDQLQDIKRLFLDPAFHICGMYTHFCAADSQEAQDMLFTKEQIRRFEEVVKYLRSEQIPLPSLHMQSSYGLVNYPELVCDCARIGILLYGSLSSGRDEVRVEIPVAPVMEIKARVTSVRKLEEGEQAGYGRAFQAERKTKLACISVGYADGLPRALSCGKGEVLVHGKRVPLVGRICMDQALIDVTEIEDVKEGDVVTLVGRDGKEEIQMSELADRADTIANELFSRLGSRLKRIYHF, encoded by the coding sequence ATGAAAAAAGACCGGGCATGGATAGAAGTGAATCTGAAACAGTTACAGAAAAATGCAGAAATCATTCAAAAATTTCTGAAAGAAGGCTGCGAGCTGATGGCAGTTGTGAAAGCCAATGGGTACGGTCATGGAGCCGTAGAGACGGCAAAGGCATTAAATGCTGTTGGAGTCTGCTCTTTTGCGGTGGCAACGATTGATGAAGGAATTGCACTTCGGCGGGAAGGAATTTGCGGAAAAATTCTAATCCTCGGCTATACAGATCCGGAGAGAGCGGAAGAATTAAAGAAATACGAACTCTGTCAGACGATTATCAGTCTGCCGTATGCGGATGCACTAAAAAGGCGGGAACAGGGACTGCAGGCAGAAGTAAAGATTGACACGGGGATGCATCGGCAGGGAGTGAGATGGGATCAGCTTCAAGATATAAAAAGACTCTTTTTAGATCCGGCATTTCATATCTGCGGCATGTATACGCATTTTTGTGCAGCAGACAGCCAAGAAGCACAAGATATGTTATTTACGAAGGAACAGATCAGAAGATTTGAGGAAGTAGTGAAATATTTACGATCAGAACAAATCCCGCTTCCGTCTCTGCATATGCAGAGCAGCTATGGACTTGTGAATTACCCGGAACTTGTATGTGACTGTGCAAGAATTGGGATTCTCCTCTATGGGAGTCTTTCATCAGGCAGGGATGAAGTGCGTGTGGAGATTCCGGTTGCGCCGGTTATGGAGATAAAAGCAAGGGTAACTTCCGTGCGAAAACTTGAGGAAGGAGAACAGGCAGGATATGGACGGGCATTTCAGGCTGAGAGAAAAACAAAACTTGCCTGTATCTCTGTCGGATATGCAGACGGTTTGCCAAGAGCGCTGTCATGTGGAAAAGGAGAAGTGCTGGTGCATGGAAAACGTGTTCCGCTTGTGGGAAGAATCTGTATGGATCAGGCGCTGATTGATGTGACAGAAATAGAAGATGTAAAAGAAGGAGATGTTGTGACGCTGGTCGGACGAGACGGTAAAGAAGAAATTCAAATGTCAGAACTGGCAGATCGGGCAGATACAATTGCAAATGAATTGTTCAGCCGTCTTGGCAGCAGACTGAAACGGATCTATCATTTTTAA
- the spoVT gene encoding stage V sporulation protein T yields MKATGIVRRIDDLGRVVIPKEIRRTLRIREGDPLEIFTDREGEIILKKYSPIGEMGTFAGVYAECLAQTTGSLVCICDKDQVIAASGSRRKELAEKYITKELSQAIEKRELLKSGAGEVSYVPITEQEREAYEQELICPVICEGDTIGAVILLGREGSAVFGEPQEKLARCAAIFLARQMEQ; encoded by the coding sequence ATGAAAGCAACAGGAATTGTGCGCAGAATTGATGATCTGGGGCGTGTTGTGATCCCGAAGGAAATTCGAAGGACGCTTCGCATCCGGGAGGGAGATCCGCTGGAAATTTTTACAGACCGGGAAGGGGAGATTATTTTAAAAAAATATTCGCCCATTGGTGAGATGGGAACGTTCGCAGGAGTGTATGCGGAATGTCTTGCCCAGACAACAGGTAGTCTCGTATGTATCTGCGATAAGGATCAGGTCATTGCAGCAAGCGGCAGCAGAAGGAAAGAACTGGCGGAGAAATATATTACAAAGGAACTGTCACAAGCTATTGAGAAGAGAGAATTATTAAAAAGCGGTGCCGGAGAAGTGTCTTATGTACCGATTACAGAGCAGGAACGGGAAGCATATGAACAGGAACTCATCTGTCCGGTCATCTGTGAAGGAGATACGATTGGAGCTGTGATTTTACTTGGGCGGGAAGGAAGCGCTGTTTTTGGAGAGCCGCAGGAGAAACTTGCCCGCTGCGCAGCAATTTTTCTTGCAAGACAGATGGAACAATAG
- a CDS encoding acyltransferase family protein — MESKTKEYAGIDVFRVVAAVLVAAIHISPLASYNELADMALTKIAARTAVPFFFMTTGFFLLGGKEDERRRYEHLKQFCKKTGMIYVWAILLYLPVNIYTGYFQKNSVGEIVRDLLINGTFYHLWYLPAVMLGVAVTGWLLYTFGMKATWKCVLALYLAGLLGDSYYGISHNLPIVRSIYEMIFHVCDYTRNGLFFAPVYLLLGACIKRGRKCTVREGTIGLCISSVLLFIEAFWLHSADLPRHDSMYIMLVPVMYFLFSLLLHVRGRRRPKCADIALAVYVIHPLVIIGMRGAAKLIHQEKLLVENSLIQFVSVTVVSMIVAAGWSYSKKWIGKRKLRL, encoded by the coding sequence ATGGAGAGTAAAACAAAAGAATATGCAGGCATTGATGTGTTTCGGGTGGTGGCTGCGGTTCTGGTAGCAGCAATCCATATTTCGCCGCTGGCATCTTATAACGAACTGGCAGATATGGCGCTGACAAAGATAGCGGCGCGCACGGCAGTTCCGTTTTTCTTTATGACAACAGGATTCTTTTTGCTCGGAGGAAAGGAAGACGAAAGAAGACGATATGAACATTTGAAACAGTTTTGTAAAAAGACGGGTATGATTTATGTCTGGGCAATCCTGTTATATCTTCCGGTCAATATTTATACAGGATATTTTCAAAAGAATTCTGTCGGAGAAATTGTCCGGGATCTTTTGATCAATGGAACATTTTATCATCTCTGGTATCTGCCGGCCGTCATGTTGGGAGTAGCGGTTACCGGATGGCTTTTATATACATTTGGAATGAAAGCAACGTGGAAGTGTGTGCTTGCGCTCTATCTGGCAGGGTTGTTAGGCGATAGCTATTATGGCATATCACATAATCTTCCCATTGTGCGTTCGATATACGAAATGATCTTTCATGTATGCGATTATACGAGAAATGGTCTGTTTTTTGCACCGGTTTATCTGCTCCTTGGAGCTTGTATAAAACGGGGGAGGAAATGTACGGTGCGGGAAGGAACGATAGGTCTTTGCATCTCGTCTGTGCTGCTTTTTATCGAAGCCTTCTGGCTTCACAGCGCCGATCTTCCAAGACATGACAGTATGTATATCATGCTTGTGCCGGTGATGTATTTTCTATTTTCACTTCTTCTGCATGTAAGAGGAAGAAGACGTCCGAAATGTGCCGATATTGCGCTTGCAGTTTATGTGATACATCCACTTGTGATTATCGGAATGCGCGGAGCGGCAAAGCTGATACATCAGGAGAAGCTTTTGGTGGAAAACAGTTTGATCCAGTTTGTGAGTGTCACAGTGGTCAGTATGATAGTGGCAGCAGGGTGGAGTTACAGCAAGAAATGGATTGGAAAGAGAAAACTTAGATTATAA
- a CDS encoding M15 family metallopeptidase, whose product MREVCFRKEDVYRGDLILVNEDFALKRQNAVQRLVPADSRYPEVLLGNRAASMLACLIREICGEAEIIPVSGYRSFEEQTKIYEDALLEHGESFTRKYVALPDHSEHQTGLAIDVGQAATELDFICPEFPYEGICQKFREKAPRYGFVERYGKEKENVTKIGWEPWHFRYVGVPHARFMKEHAICLEEYIELIRQYPYPEKALEIKGEEWTASVSYLRQSTEEMFVTLPEDILYQVSGNNVDGFILTVWSENTNGE is encoded by the coding sequence ATGAGAGAAGTGTGTTTTCGAAAAGAGGATGTGTACCGTGGAGATCTGATTCTTGTAAATGAAGACTTTGCTTTGAAAAGGCAGAATGCAGTACAGCGCCTTGTTCCGGCAGACAGCAGATATCCGGAAGTTTTGCTCGGGAACAGAGCGGCTTCGATGCTTGCATGTCTTATTCGGGAGATTTGCGGAGAAGCAGAAATTATTCCCGTCAGCGGTTACCGCTCATTTGAAGAGCAGACAAAGATTTATGAAGACGCGCTGCTGGAACACGGAGAAAGTTTTACAAGAAAGTATGTGGCGCTTCCGGATCACAGTGAGCATCAGACAGGACTTGCGATTGATGTTGGACAGGCGGCAACAGAACTGGATTTTATTTGTCCGGAGTTTCCTTATGAGGGAATCTGCCAAAAATTCCGGGAGAAAGCACCGAGATATGGGTTTGTAGAGCGCTACGGAAAAGAGAAGGAAAACGTTACAAAAATCGGCTGGGAACCATGGCATTTTCGATATGTAGGAGTACCGCATGCAAGGTTTATGAAAGAACATGCGATTTGCCTGGAAGAATATATTGAACTGATCAGACAGTATCCGTATCCGGAAAAGGCATTGGAAATAAAAGGGGAGGAATGGACGGCATCCGTTTCTTATCTGCGGCAGAGTACAGAGGAAATGTTTGTCACATTGCCGGAAGATATACTGTATCAGGTATCGGGCAATAATGTAGACGGGTTCATTCTGACCGTATGGAGTGAAAATACGAATGGAGAGTAA